A DNA window from Polyangium spumosum contains the following coding sequences:
- a CDS encoding 4Fe-4S binding protein, with product MAAPAIVGPAKPSSSPAKASKAPAKKKTRAGSGIEARLSIRVLVWVRRVSQAGFLALFLYFLFQTAFRGTFASAETAVRLPLPVEAFLLADPFVAAMTLLSTHTVYRGLAWSLGLLAVTLVFGRVFCGWICPFGTLHHFFGWIFPSRYLRGNKRVESNKTATRQQVKYYLLYAFLAASVAGSAIGGLFDPICVAVRAIGLAVVPALQYITGVASFAAGQAGVRPVQGASDAAQDFLAQTVWQSKQFYFHHTWFIGILLVAILFMNRVIPRFWCRVLCPLGAFLGVFARFALFGMEKDHAKCTDCNLCLVHCQGADSPQGGVKWRQDECHMCLNCENACPEDVIKFRFLPSRKSTISKPDTGRRTAIASAAAGAVVIPAMRIADVIDANYDHRVIRPPGSVEEREFLERCIRCAECMKVCPNNALHPAFFEAGVEGIWTPILIPRIGYCEHSCVLCGQVCPTGAIQKITEDQKLGIGQKALSIGTAFYDQGRCLPWAMATPCIVCEEFCPTSPKAIWVEEVDIPKRLPMAGEDGKEPGMTTVHVQRPHVDPSLCIGCGACEKVCPVQDKPAVYVTNVGESRSKTNVILLEDTNYNRPG from the coding sequence ATGGCCGCTCCCGCGATCGTTGGTCCCGCCAAACCCTCGTCCTCGCCCGCGAAGGCCTCGAAGGCCCCGGCGAAAAAGAAGACACGCGCCGGCTCGGGCATCGAGGCGCGCCTGTCGATCCGCGTCCTCGTCTGGGTGCGTCGCGTCTCGCAGGCCGGCTTCCTCGCGCTGTTTCTTTATTTCCTCTTCCAGACCGCCTTCCGCGGCACGTTCGCGTCCGCCGAGACCGCGGTGCGCCTGCCCTTGCCGGTCGAGGCGTTCCTGCTCGCCGACCCGTTCGTCGCGGCGATGACGCTGCTCTCGACGCACACGGTCTACCGCGGGCTCGCCTGGTCCCTCGGCCTGCTCGCCGTCACGCTCGTCTTCGGCCGCGTCTTCTGCGGCTGGATCTGCCCGTTCGGCACGCTGCACCATTTCTTCGGCTGGATCTTCCCGTCCCGTTATTTGCGCGGGAACAAGCGCGTCGAGTCCAACAAGACCGCGACGCGGCAGCAGGTGAAATACTACCTGCTGTATGCCTTCCTCGCGGCGAGCGTCGCGGGCAGCGCGATCGGCGGGCTCTTCGATCCGATCTGCGTCGCGGTCCGCGCCATCGGCCTCGCCGTCGTCCCGGCCCTGCAATACATCACGGGCGTCGCGAGCTTCGCGGCGGGCCAGGCCGGCGTCCGCCCCGTGCAAGGCGCGTCCGACGCCGCCCAGGATTTCCTCGCGCAGACCGTCTGGCAATCGAAGCAGTTTTATTTCCACCACACCTGGTTCATCGGGATCCTGCTCGTCGCGATCCTCTTCATGAACCGCGTGATCCCGCGGTTCTGGTGCCGCGTCCTCTGCCCGCTCGGCGCGTTCCTCGGCGTCTTCGCCCGCTTCGCGCTCTTCGGCATGGAGAAGGACCACGCGAAGTGCACCGATTGCAACCTCTGCCTCGTGCATTGCCAGGGCGCGGATTCGCCGCAGGGGGGCGTGAAGTGGCGCCAGGACGAGTGCCACATGTGCCTGAACTGCGAGAACGCCTGCCCGGAGGACGTGATCAAGTTCCGCTTCCTCCCGAGCCGCAAGAGCACGATCTCGAAGCCGGACACGGGCCGCCGCACCGCCATCGCCTCGGCCGCCGCGGGCGCCGTCGTCATCCCGGCGATGCGTATCGCCGACGTCATCGACGCCAACTACGATCACCGCGTCATCCGCCCGCCGGGCTCGGTCGAGGAGCGCGAGTTCCTCGAGCGCTGCATCCGCTGCGCCGAATGCATGAAGGTCTGCCCCAACAACGCCCTGCACCCGGCGTTCTTCGAGGCCGGCGTCGAGGGCATCTGGACCCCGATCCTCATCCCCCGCATCGGCTATTGCGAGCACTCCTGCGTGCTCTGCGGCCAGGTTTGTCCGACCGGCGCGATCCAGAAGATCACCGAGGACCAGAAGCTCGGCATCGGCCAGAAGGCCCTCTCGATCGGCACCGCCTTCTACGACCAGGGCCGCTGCTTGCCCTGGGCCATGGCCACGCCGTGTATCGTCTGTGAAGAGTTCTGCCCGACCTCGCCCAAGGCCATCTGGGTCGAGGAGGTCGACATCCCCAAGCGCCTGCCCATGGCCGGCGAAGACGGCAAAGAGCCCGGGATGACCACCGTGCACGTCCAGCGGCCGCACGTCGACCCCTCGCTCTGCATCGGCTGCGGCGCTTGTGAAAAGGTCTGCCCCGTCCAGGACAAGCCCGCCGTCTACGTGACCAACGTCGGCGAGAGCCGCTCGAAGACGAACGTCATCCTGCTCGAAGACACGAACTACAACCGACCCGGCTGA
- a CDS encoding DUF362 domain-containing protein: MRNISRREMLERLGAAGLVLGGAAALAKTRYDRGSIEAGPSTDRPQTRDYRLRDLPAELPKLVVAKNEAEPEALVRKAVAALGGMNRFISRGDIVVVKPNIGWDRTPIHAANTNPRVVAEVVKLAYDAGAKRVVVTDASCNEPNRCFQRSGIWKAAYDVGAEVVLPAEHRFRGMRLKGEVLDEWPVYTPLINADKVINVPIAKHHNLSKYTAAMKNWYGSLGGRRNRLHQNIDVSIADLATFMQPTLTIVDAWRVLVRNGPQGGNIADAKEMRTVLASTDQVAADAWGCQLVGRSPEEIPYLKMGHERGLGTMHWRDLRWVEV; encoded by the coding sequence ATGCGTAACATTTCGCGCCGTGAGATGCTCGAGCGCCTCGGCGCCGCGGGGCTCGTGCTGGGCGGGGCCGCGGCCCTCGCGAAGACGCGCTACGATCGTGGCTCGATCGAGGCGGGCCCCTCGACGGATCGGCCGCAGACGCGGGACTACCGGCTGCGGGATCTGCCTGCGGAGCTGCCGAAGCTCGTCGTCGCGAAGAACGAGGCCGAGCCCGAGGCGCTCGTACGCAAGGCGGTCGCCGCGCTCGGCGGCATGAACCGCTTCATCTCGCGGGGCGACATCGTCGTCGTGAAGCCCAACATCGGCTGGGATCGCACCCCGATCCACGCGGCCAACACGAACCCGCGCGTCGTCGCCGAGGTCGTCAAGCTCGCCTACGACGCGGGCGCCAAGCGTGTCGTGGTCACGGACGCCTCCTGCAACGAGCCGAACCGCTGCTTCCAGCGCTCCGGCATCTGGAAAGCCGCGTACGACGTCGGCGCCGAGGTCGTCCTGCCCGCGGAGCACCGCTTCCGCGGCATGCGCCTCAAGGGCGAGGTCCTCGACGAGTGGCCCGTCTACACGCCGCTCATCAACGCCGACAAGGTCATCAACGTCCCCATCGCCAAGCACCACAACCTCTCGAAGTACACGGCGGCGATGAAGAACTGGTACGGCTCGCTCGGCGGGCGGCGCAATCGGCTGCACCAGAACATCGACGTCTCCATCGCGGATCTCGCGACCTTCATGCAGCCGACGCTCACGATCGTCGACGCCTGGCGCGTGCTCGTGCGCAACGGCCCGCAGGGCGGCAACATCGCCGACGCGAAGGAGATGCGCACCGTGCTCGCCTCGACCGATCAGGTCGCGGCCGACGCGTGGGGCTGCCAGCTCGTCGGCCGCTCGCCCGAGGAAATCCCCTACCTCAAGATGGGCCACGAGCGCGGCCTCGGCACGATGCACTGGAGAGATTTGCGCTGGGTGGAGGTCTGA
- a CDS encoding protein kinase domain-containing protein, whose product MKSSNLRATVTVHAYAVTVVDDSQRAGALPHESQSPPSVVVMPTIDDVVGGVYRLKRLLGAGMFGKVYVAQREDVPEHQVALKILPRSHFAGRNVERELVMLATVGHPHVVQMKDHGTTPEYVWLTMPVYRGETLAERLERGPLELREAHDIVLAIARGLEALHAAGLRHQDIKPDNIYLATFGGRVHPILLDLGVAAEKDGTFVAGTALYASPEQLLAMKGKLGELPISEKMDTYCLASTLLVSLVGEDRYPGASANTMADLERALEIRAQNPLPDGALPEVRGEAREKIDRALSRWLARDPRERPTMSELAEELDVLLEPERAIARAEERQRQKQRAALQGFRLSAGALLLLAAAGAVVAFSKRETLALANELERARAEGARRFDQIEICNASYKTAMADVDKCKASWSKDKKLYEEQLDAQMNLCESGGELDCAIEIKKARDQGRARLQTCEENATKAEDEWKNREAEWDKQRAALGNEREELKALADKRAEELKKLGEERDRCVAEQKTCSDEREKLRAELKSAAANATVPAGSASIAPPPPAPASASVGPPPPPPLPPPPPPPPPPPPPPPGK is encoded by the coding sequence GTGAAGAGTTCGAACCTCCGCGCCACCGTCACCGTACACGCCTACGCCGTGACCGTCGTGGACGACTCCCAGCGCGCCGGGGCCCTCCCGCACGAGAGCCAGAGCCCGCCCTCGGTCGTCGTCATGCCGACCATCGATGACGTCGTGGGCGGCGTCTACCGCCTGAAACGCCTGCTCGGCGCGGGCATGTTCGGCAAGGTCTACGTCGCCCAGCGCGAGGACGTCCCCGAGCACCAGGTCGCGCTGAAGATCCTGCCGCGATCCCACTTCGCGGGCCGCAACGTCGAGCGCGAGCTCGTCATGCTCGCGACGGTCGGCCACCCGCACGTGGTGCAGATGAAGGACCACGGCACCACGCCCGAGTACGTGTGGCTCACGATGCCCGTCTACCGCGGCGAGACCCTCGCCGAGCGGCTCGAGCGCGGGCCTCTCGAGTTGCGCGAGGCCCACGACATCGTCCTCGCCATCGCCCGCGGGCTCGAGGCGCTACACGCGGCGGGCCTCCGGCATCAGGACATCAAGCCCGACAACATCTACCTCGCCACCTTCGGCGGGCGCGTGCACCCGATCCTGCTCGATCTCGGCGTCGCGGCGGAGAAGGACGGCACGTTCGTCGCGGGCACCGCGCTCTACGCCTCGCCCGAGCAGCTCCTCGCGATGAAGGGCAAGCTCGGCGAGCTGCCCATCAGCGAGAAGATGGACACGTATTGCCTCGCCTCGACGCTGCTCGTCTCGCTCGTCGGCGAGGATCGGTACCCCGGGGCCTCGGCGAACACGATGGCGGATCTCGAACGCGCCCTCGAGATCCGCGCGCAAAACCCGCTGCCCGACGGCGCGCTCCCCGAGGTGCGGGGCGAGGCGCGCGAGAAGATCGATCGGGCGCTCTCGCGGTGGCTCGCGCGCGATCCGCGCGAGCGGCCGACGATGAGCGAGCTCGCCGAGGAGCTCGACGTCCTGCTCGAACCGGAGCGCGCGATCGCCCGCGCCGAGGAGCGGCAACGGCAGAAGCAACGCGCCGCGCTCCAGGGCTTCCGGCTCTCGGCCGGCGCGCTCTTGTTGCTCGCCGCCGCGGGCGCGGTCGTCGCCTTCTCCAAGCGCGAGACCCTGGCGCTCGCCAACGAGCTCGAGCGCGCCCGCGCCGAAGGAGCGCGGCGCTTCGATCAGATCGAGATCTGCAACGCCTCCTACAAGACCGCGATGGCGGACGTCGACAAGTGCAAGGCGTCCTGGAGCAAGGACAAAAAGCTCTACGAAGAGCAGCTCGACGCGCAGATGAACCTCTGCGAGTCGGGCGGCGAGCTCGACTGCGCGATCGAGATCAAAAAAGCCCGCGATCAGGGCAGGGCGCGCCTCCAGACCTGCGAGGAGAACGCCACGAAGGCCGAGGACGAGTGGAAGAACCGCGAGGCCGAGTGGGACAAACAACGCGCGGCCCTCGGCAACGAGCGCGAAGAGCTCAAGGCCCTCGCCGACAAGAGGGCCGAGGAGCTGAAGAAGCTCGGTGAGGAGCGGGATCGCTGCGTCGCCGAGCAGAAGACGTGCAGCGACGAGAGGGAAAAGCTCCGCGCTGAGCTGAAATCCGCCGCCGCAAACGCGACGGTCCCCGCGGGCTCCGCCTCCATCGCGCCGCCGCCCCCCGCGCCCGCGAGCGCCTCGGTGGGCCCGCCCCCGCCACCTCCGTTGCCTCCGCCGCCTCCGCCCCCTCCGCCGCCCCCTCCGCCGCCTCCCGGCAAGTAG
- a CDS encoding universal stress protein: MTTSANVTLLVPIDFETASMKALALAKELAARLGGQVVLVHAYQLPVYTYPGLEPTLLPGFHTEVTAAAQRAVDQLAQQEGGLKAVLRQGDPAIEVLAAAEELGATMIVMGTHGRTGVAHLILGSVAEKVVRKSPVPVLTVRAS, from the coding sequence ATGACGACGAGCGCGAACGTGACACTGCTGGTCCCCATCGACTTCGAAACCGCCTCGATGAAGGCGCTCGCGCTGGCGAAGGAGCTCGCCGCGCGCCTCGGCGGTCAGGTCGTGCTGGTGCACGCCTACCAGCTCCCGGTCTACACGTACCCGGGGCTCGAGCCGACGCTTCTGCCCGGGTTCCACACGGAGGTGACCGCGGCGGCCCAGCGCGCGGTGGATCAACTCGCCCAGCAGGAAGGGGGCCTCAAGGCCGTGCTGCGCCAGGGTGATCCCGCGATCGAGGTGCTCGCGGCGGCCGAAGAGCTCGGCGCCACGATGATCGTCATGGGCACACACGGTCGCACCGGCGTCGCGCATCTGATCCTCGGCAGCGTGGCCGAGAAGGTCGTGCGCAAGAGCCCGGTCCCGGTGCTGACGGTGCGGGCGAGCTGA